The following nucleotide sequence is from Mesorhizobium sp. J8.
TCGATCGACAGGAAGGTCGTCGAATTGCCGGGGCCACCGCCGGTAACGACGAAGGGCTCGGTATAGATCATGAAGCTATCCATGAAGCGCAGCAGCACGGCGATCAGGAGCACGCGCTGCATCTTGGGCAATTGGATGTAGCGAAACACCGCCCAGCGCGAGGCGCCGTCGATCTTGGCCGCCTGGTAGAAGGCGTCGGGAATGGAGACCAGGCCGGCGTAGCAAAGCAGCACCACCAGGCTGGTCCAGTGCCAGACATCCATGACGATGACGGTGACCCAGGCATCGAACGGATCCTGGACGTAGTTGTAGTCGATGCCGAGCGCGTTGACGGAGTAGCCGAGCAGGCCGATGTCGTTGCGGCCGAACACCTGCCAGATCGTGCCGACGACGTTCCACGGGACGAGCAGCGGCAGCGCCATCAGCACCAGGCACACCGGCACGCCCCAGCCCTTCTTCGGCATGTTGAGCGCGATGAAGATGCCGAGCGGCACTTCGATCGCCAGGATGATGAAGGAGAAGATCAGATTGCGCACCATCGCTTCCCAGAAGCGGTCGGAATGCAGCAATTCCTCGAACCACTCGGTGCCGGCCCAGAAGAAGACGTTGTTGCCGAACGTGTCCTGCACCGAATAGTTGACGACGGTCATCAGCGGGATCACGGCCGAGAACGCCACCAGCACCAGCACCGGCAGGACGAGGAACCAGGCTTTGTTGTTCCAGGTCTTGTCCATCTATGCCCCCATCTCG
It contains:
- a CDS encoding carbohydrate ABC transporter permease yields the protein MDKTWNNKAWFLVLPVLVLVAFSAVIPLMTVVNYSVQDTFGNNVFFWAGTEWFEELLHSDRFWEAMVRNLIFSFIILAIEVPLGIFIALNMPKKGWGVPVCLVLMALPLLVPWNVVGTIWQVFGRNDIGLLGYSVNALGIDYNYVQDPFDAWVTVIVMDVWHWTSLVVLLCYAGLVSIPDAFYQAAKIDGASRWAVFRYIQLPKMQRVLLIAVLLRFMDSFMIYTEPFVVTGGGPGNSTTFLSIDLVKTALGQFDLGPAAAMSLVYFLIILLLSWVFYTVMTNYDAER